One segment of Colias croceus chromosome 15, ilColCroc2.1 DNA contains the following:
- the LOC123697803 gene encoding zinc finger CCHC domain-containing protein 24-like has product MSPTALGGDLPQWCGKTEGCPQALLGWLYLTHDQNDQWVPGSVWGPLPTAATGTAQPPADDTSSLAEQLAALSLRRPPRPPPPAYMCHLCFKKGHYIGDCPQARPKGEGLTPYQGKKRCFGEYKCPKCKRKWMSGNSWANNGQECIKCRINVFPHKQRPLEKPDGLDVSDQSKIHPQHLCQKCRSLGYYCRREY; this is encoded by the exons ATGTCGCCAACCGCCCTCGGCGGAGATTTGCCTCAATGGTGCGGCAAGACAGAGGGCTGCCCCCAGGCGCTGCTCGGCTGGCTATATCTGACTCATGATCAGAACGATCAG TGGGTACCCGGCTCAGTATGGGGTCCGCTGCCCACAGCGGCTACCGGGACTGCCCAGCCGCCAGCAGACGACACCAGCTCACTAGCGGAGCAACTAGCGGCCCTGTCCCTGCGGCGACCACCTCGTCCTCCGCCCCCGGCCTACATGTGCCACTTGTGCTTCAAGAAAGGACACTATATTGGAGATTGTCCACAG GCCCGTCCGAAAGGCGAAGGCCTAACCCCGTACCAGGGCAAGAAGCGCTGCTTCGGCGAGTACAAATGCCCTAAATGCAAGCGCAAGTGGATGAGCGGGAACAGCTGGGCCAATAATGGACAGGAGTGCATCAAGTGCCGGATCAACGTGTTCCCACATAAACAG AGGCCTCTCGAGAAACCCGACGGGTTGGACGTCAGCGACCAGTCGAAGATACATCCACAGCATCTCTGCCAGAAGTGTAGATCCTTGGGCTATTACTGTCGACGGGAATATTAA